GATGCGGGACGAGTGGGCCGCCGCGTTCGCCGCGGTCGACGCCTGCGTGGAGCCGGTGCTCTCGTTCAGCGAGACACGGCGGCACCCGCAGTGGCAGGCGCGCGAGAGCTTTGAGCGCCTGCCGACGCCCGATGGCCGCGAAATTTTGACGCCGAAGATGCCCGGATCGCTGGCCGGGTTTGGGCAGTAAGAAGCTGTGTTTATCGCCGGCGCGATCGGCCTGGTTGAGTGGTCGTGCGCGAGTTGGCGGCCGGCGCGCGTTCGGCGTGGCGCGGCACGTATTCCGACACGATGCGCTCCGGCTCGCCCGCTGGGTGGCCGGTGGCTGGACCTGCTGCTTCCGTGGCGCGCGGCGCGGTCTCGGCAACGGTGTCATCAGGATCGCCTGCGGCGGGCATCGATTGACCAGCTTCGGCCGCAGCGGACAGTTTGACGCGGATCGACTTGTCGGTGATGTACTCCTGCCCGTCCGACAAAGTGATGCGGGCAAAGAGCATCAGATCGGAGTTTTTCGGAGGCGCGCTCGACCACGGCAGGGCGAAGTGAAAGCCCTCGCCCAACGGGGTTTTTTTGAAGTGCCGGGCCGCTTCTTCGGCGGTGAAGTCCCAGCGCGCGATCCGCGCTCGCGGACCTTCCTGGGCCGGATCGAGCACCACGATCGAAACGGCGGCGGGCAGTTCGACCACCTGGCGCGCCTTGTTGCGCGGCTCGATCACCACCATCACGCCATCGTCCCCCGGCCGGCCATCACGGTCATGCCCGCCGGTGAGCCGGCTGTTCAGCGCGATCTCGACGATGTTGGCGCTTTGCAGCGGCGCGGCGGCGCGTGTCGCGGTCGGGGAGATGAGCATTCGCGGCTCTTCGAGCGTGGGGCCGGGCGAGGATTCCAGCGGCAGTTCGGCGGGCTCAGGCTCAGCCTGCGTCTCAATCGGGCCGGGGACCGGCTCCGGCGATGACGTTTCTGGCAAGATGCCTTCCGGCCGGTCGGGGCTAGGAGGCAGGATCGTCGGCGGCTTGTAAGGGGGCGCGTCTTCCAGATCGTCGGCCGGCAGGCTGGGCCGGGGCGCGGTGTCGCCGCCGCCGGGGAGTCGATCGGTGGGCGCGCCCAACTCGGCGCGGGGGGCGCGACTGGTTCCGCCGCCGCGCTGGCGGCTGAAATCGTCGCTGCCGGGCCCATCTCCCAGATCTCGGCGGAGAGCGGCATTTTCGCGATGGGCCGAATCGAGCTGCGCGCAAGTTTCGCGCAGTTGATCCTCCAGGCAATAGATGCGGTCCTCGAGGTGACGGTTTTCGCGTTCCAGCGGCTCGGTGATGCGACCCGCGCGGCACCCGCACGACAGGAGCAAACAAAGCACCCAGAGCGTCTTTCGCCAGCCGTCCATGGTTGGCCTCGCGCTTGTAATTAAGTTATTGGTTGAAGTCGCCGGGCGAGCAAACGGCGGGAGCCGCCCGCTACCCGGCGATGTTCTCGAATCCGTTCGTTGGTTGGAAGGCCGTCGCGGGCGACGCGCCATCGGGTTTGCGTGGCTCGTCTGGGCGCGAGCCAACTGGTTCGATCTTGGTTGACTGCTTACTTGCTGGCGACCACTGGCTCCATTCGCTCGATCACGCGGTCGATCAGCGAGTACTCCATCGCCTCCTCGGCGGTCATGAAGCGATCGCGGTCGGTGTCTTGCTCGATCTTTTCAATGGCGTGCCCGGTGTGCTTGATCAGGATCTGGTTGAGCCGCTGCTTGACTTTGCGGAACTCCTTGGCGTGGATCAAAATTTCCTCCGCAGTGCCTTCCATGCCGGCCAGCGGCTGATGGATCATGATCCGCGCGTTCGGCAGGGCGAAGCGCTTGCCCGCCTCGCCTGCGGTGAGCAGCACGGCGCCCATCGAGGCGGCCTGCCCGATGCAGTAGGTGGCCACGTCGCAGGTGACGAACTGCATGGTGTCGTAGATGGCTAATCCGGCGGTGACGCTGCCGCCGGGGCTGTTGATGTAGAGGTGAATGTCGGACTTGGGATCTTCCGATTGCAGAAACAACAGTTGCGCGACGATCGAGTTGGCGACTTCGTCGTTGACCTGGCTGCCGAGGAAGATGATGCGGTCCTTGAGCAGGCGACTGTAAATGTCCATCGCCCGCTCTTCGCGGCCGCTTTTTTCGATGACGAATGGAATCAAAGGCACGGCGTCACTGCTCCGTCGAGTGGGGATGGCGCCCGGCGAAGGGCATTTGCGTTAGGGGCGAAACGATTCGCCGGCTCCTGGCGTCTGGATGCGAAACGGGTTGGCGGCCACTTATGACTTGTCGTCCTCTTGCTACTTGTCCTTGTCGTCGTCGTCTGCCGACAGGGGGGGCCGGGTCAGAATCTCGTCGACGAGTTGATATTCTTTGGCCTCGGCCGCAGTCATGTAATAGTCACGGTCGGTGTCTTTCGCGATGCGCTCGATTGGTTGACCGGTATGGTCGGCCAGCACGCGATTGAGCACGTCGCGCGTCTTGAAAATCTCGTTGGCCTGAATCTCGATGTCGGAGACCTGTCCGCCCACCTGGCCCCACGGCTGATGGATCATCACCTTGGCGTTGGGCAGGGCATAGCGCTTGCCTTTGGTGCCGCCGGCCAAGAGTACCGCGGCGCCGCTGGCGGCAAGGCCCACGCAGTAGGTGGCCACGGGACAGGTGAGGATCTGCATGGTGTCGTACATGGCCAGGGTGGCCGTGACGCTACCGCCGGGGCTATTGAGGTAGAAGTGAATGTCCTTGCGGCGATTTTCGCTCTGCAGGTAGAGCAACTTCATCACGATCTCGTTGGCGTTGCCGTCGTGAATTTCGCCTTGTAGGAAGATAATGCGATTTTCGAGCAGCAAATCGCCGAGCGTCAGCGATCGCTGTCGTTGATATTCACGGTAGGCCGCCCGGGGGTCGACCGGGCTGGACCCAGTGAACTGATTCATAACGAGGTTCCTTAAGACTCAAGCGTTACGCGCGCCGCGCCGACCATCCTTGGCGGGCGCCCGTGCCGGTTGCGATCGATCGTGTTAGCCGCGCTGCTCGCTGGCGCGAGCGGGCTTGGCTTCGTCGGGATATTCGGCCTCGGGAATGTTCGACTCCTCTTCGTCACCGCCAGCGGCCGCTTGATCGATGGCCTCGGCGTGAGACGGTTCCAACTCAAACGCGACATCCTTGAACTTGGCGCTGGACAAGATGAGCTCGATGACCTTCCGCTCGACGATCTGATTTCGCAAGGTGTCCATCAGCCCCTGCTTTTCCAGTTGAGCGCGAACGCGGCGGACGCTCTCGCCGCTTTGGGCGGCAATGAGGGTGATCTCGTGATCGTAGTCGGCGGGCTCGTCCTCAATTTTTTGATCTTCGGCGATGCGCTCGAGGATGAAGTGCTCTTTGAGCGACTTGGCGGTGGAGGCGAGGCTGTTCTGCCGCAGTTCGTTCTCGTGAGCGCGAATCTGATCGTCTTGGAAGCCGCTGCGGCGCAGTTCGAGGATCGAGCGCTGCAGTTCGCGGCCCGATTGCCGCCGCAGCAGATCGGGAGGCAGGTCCCAATCGGCCGACACGGTGAGCTGCGCCAGCACCTGCTCGCGAGCGCGCTGTTGCTGATGGTATTCGAGCTGACGAACCAGCGTCTGGCGAATCTCGACTTGCAGATCGTCGATGGTCTTGAAGCCGCCCAGGTCGTCGAGCAATTCCGGCGTTAGCTCTGGCGCTTCGAGCCGCTTGACCTCATGCACCTGAAAGACGGCGGTGACGGTCTTGCCGCGCAAGGCCTCGTTGGGGGCGTCGGCGCTGATTTTGGCCTCGGCCTCGCGCGTTTCGCCCGCCTTGACCCCCTTCATCAGCTTGTCGAACTTTTCGAGCTTGCCATCGCGGAAGCTGAGCACGGGGCGAATGCGGATCACCTCCTCGTCGCTCTCGGAGAGCAGCTCGTCGCCGTTCTTGAAGCTGAGCTTGGTGGCGATGAAGTCGCCGGGCTTGGCGGCGTCGTCCACGGGGACCAGTCGCCCGCGGCGCTCCAGGATTTTTTGGAGCTGATCCTGCACATCGGCGTCGCTGAATGCGCGGGTGGGGCGCTCGATTGACAGACCTTGCCACTTGGGCAGTTCGAACTCGGGGCGAACCTCGATATCGAACTCAAAGACCAGCGGGCCA
The Pirellulales bacterium genome window above contains:
- the clpP gene encoding ATP-dependent Clp endopeptidase proteolytic subunit ClpP, which codes for MPLIPFVIEKSGREERAMDIYSRLLKDRIIFLGSQVNDEVANSIVAQLLFLQSEDPKSDIHLYINSPGGSVTAGLAIYDTMQFVTCDVATYCIGQAASMGAVLLTAGEAGKRFALPNARIMIHQPLAGMEGTAEEILIHAKEFRKVKQRLNQILIKHTGHAIEKIEQDTDRDRFMTAEEAMEYSLIDRVIERMEPVVASK
- a CDS encoding CoA transferase, coding for ISVGALEPKFWQAVLAVLGLTELANDNHLLGPDAERIAARLAEVFATRMRDEWAAAFAAVDACVEPVLSFSETRRHPQWQARESFERLPTPDGREILTPKMPGSLAGFGQ
- the tig gene encoding trigger factor encodes the protein MAREDSEQNVGTVDDEAQQEPQKLNLDVKIDTKSACERHVTVTVAREDIERYFDKAFSDLMPSAAVPGFRPGRAPRKLIEHRFRKDVVDQVKGSLIMDSLTQITDDQKLAAISEPDLDPMAVEVPEDGPLVFEFDIEVRPEFELPKWQGLSIERPTRAFSDADVQDQLQKILERRGRLVPVDDAAKPGDFIATKLSFKNGDELLSESDEEVIRIRPVLSFRDGKLEKFDKLMKGVKAGETREAEAKISADAPNEALRGKTVTAVFQVHEVKRLEAPELTPELLDDLGGFKTIDDLQVEIRQTLVRQLEYHQQQRAREQVLAQLTVSADWDLPPDLLRRQSGRELQRSILELRRSGFQDDQIRAHENELRQNSLASTAKSLKEHFILERIAEDQKIEDEPADYDHEITLIAAQSGESVRRVRAQLEKQGLMDTLRNQIVERKVIELILSSAKFKDVAFELEPSHAEAIDQAAAGGDEEESNIPEAEYPDEAKPARASEQRG
- a CDS encoding ATP-dependent Clp protease proteolytic subunit, whose translation is MNQFTGSSPVDPRAAYREYQRQRSLTLGDLLLENRIIFLQGEIHDGNANEIVMKLLYLQSENRRKDIHFYLNSPGGSVTATLAMYDTMQILTCPVATYCVGLAASGAAVLLAGGTKGKRYALPNAKVMIHQPWGQVGGQVSDIEIQANEIFKTRDVLNRVLADHTGQPIERIAKDTDRDYYMTAAEAKEYQLVDEILTRPPLSADDDDKDK